The nucleotide window AGTGATTTGGCTGTTCACTTCTCTAATTTTGCGCTGGATCTCGGATACAAAGAATATCTGTCTCACAAAATATATGCTTCGGCCGATTTTCTGCTAATGCCGTCCCGGGTTGAACCCTGCGGCCTGAATCAGATGTACGCCATGCGCTACGGGACTGTTCCTGTGGTAAGATATACCGGAGGCCTTCGGGACACGGTTCAGGATATCACTACCGGCGGTGCCGGTCTTAATTTTGGGGAGGCAACTGCCGGGGCCGCAGTGCATGCCATAAAGCGTGCGGTTCATATGTATCACGACAAAGAACTGATGCGGCATTTAATAAGTTCCAATATGAATTTCGATTTCTCCTGGGACAAGTCTGCGGAAAATTATGTAGATTTATACAGAAAATAGGTTCTCTTGAACCGGCATGAAAAGCTGAGTTAAAGCAGCTGAAAAAACAGATAAATATGAAAGCAAATGTAATATCAATCGTGTTGGGAGGAGGTCGCGGTACCCGCCTGTTTCCACTTACGGATTCCCGGTCAAAACCTGCAGTTCCTATTGCGGGTAAATACAGGTTGGTTGATATTCCGATCTCCAACTGCCTCAATTCCGGTTATAATAAGATTCTTGTCCTTACACAGTTTAATTCGGCGTCCCTCAATTCTCATATCAAGAATTCTTATCATTTTGATATTTTCAGCAAAGGTTTTGTGGATATTCTGGCTGCAGAACAGAATGTAGGCAACGAGAGCTGGTATCAGGGCACCGCGGATGCGGTACGCCAGTCCATGAAGCACCTTAGCAAGTATGATTATGATTATATACTTGTATTGTCGGGTGATCAGCTTTACCAGATGAATTTTCGCCAGATGATCGATTTCCACTGCGAAAATGATGCTGATATTACCATAGCCACCATTCCTGTGAACGCGAAGGATGCGACAGGATTCGGGATCCTTAAATCCGATGACAGCGGTAACATCACCTCTTTTATTGAGAAGCCTTTGCCGGAAATGTTGGTCGACTGGAAATCTGAGGTGTCCGAAAAAAGCCACAGTGAAGGCAAGGATTACCTGGCGTCTATGGGTATTTATGTTTTCAGCAAAAATGTTCTGCGTACCCTGTTTGAGGAGAATTCCGGCGATGATTTCGGTAAAGACATTATTCCGGCTTCCATTGGAAGGCTCAAGATGATGAGTTATCAGTATGAAGGTTACTGGACTGATATCGGAACCATTCAGAGCTTCTATGAAGCTAATATTGACCTTTGTCAGGATTTCCCGAAATTTAACCTGTTCAGTACCTCACCGATTTTTACCAGGGCACGCATGCTTCCGCCATCAAAAATTATGGGTTCCTATGTGAGTAAAGCCGTCTTTGGTGACGGCTGTATCGTAATGGCTGATAAGATTGAAAATTCAATCGTCGGCAACCGTACCCGCATTGACAAAGGAAGCACAGTGGTCAATTCCTATATTATGGGTACTGATTACTATCAGCCTACAGATGAGATTGTAAAAAATGATCAGCAGGGCCGGCCTAACCTGGGTATTGGGAAATATTGCTATATAGAGCGCGCTATTATTGATAAGAACTGCGCAATTGGCGATAACGTCCGCATTATCGGCGGGCATCATGTGCCGGACGGCGATTTTGAGACCCATTCCATCAAGGAGGGAATAGTAGTGCTGAAAAAAGGTGCTGTGATACCCGCCGGGACCCATATTCCATAAATCTTTTTTTCCGGAAGATTCACCTCCCGGTTCATAACCGGAAGGTAGGTCAGCATGTCTTTTTGCCTGAAAAATTACCTATTTTTGCGCATGCGAATTATCAAATTTGGTCTCCTTGTTATCGTTCTGATTCTGGGTATCTATGCCGCCGTGATGTATTACTTTGTTGAAGAAAGTAACAGCTTCAAGGTAGAGAAAGAAATTAATTATCCTGTCGAGAAGGTTTTTCCGCAGTTTAACCGTCTGCAGAATTTTACGCGCTGGAATGATTACTTTTCCTCGTCGCGGACCATGAGAATTGAATACTACCGGCCTTATGAGGGCAAGGATGCTGCGATAAGTTTCAAAGATGAAGCAAATGACAGGAGTGGTGAGCTGTTCATCAGGTATCACAACCCGGAACGCACCCTGCGCATGCAGGTTTTTGAGGGCAAAGAAAGCAATCCCACACTTATCGACATAAAATTCATCAGATCAGGGCCGCAAAAAACACGCATCATCTGGAACATCCATACGCCCAAACAGAAACTGTTCACGCGGATCACCAACCTGTGGACAGAAGATGAATTCACAGAAAATCTGAACAGAAGCATGGCCAACCTCAATGGTTTGCTGAGCAACAAGGTGGAGAAGGATGAGCTGATCAGCAGTATAAAATATGACAGCCTGATGGTGGAACAGCAGGAGGGCCAGCTTTTACTGGGAATCAATGTTTCGTCCTCCGGCAGCAAAGATGCGCTTTTCCGCAATATTGTGCTCAACCACAACAAAATATATAATTTTGTGCTGAATGACCTGGATAAACGTGACGATGAGTTTGGATATGCGGTTCTCATTACCGACGCCGATAATTTCAAAGACAAGGACATCTCTTATTTCCTGGGCATTCCACTTTCAAAAAGAGTAGGCATCTCGGACAACAGCTTTTCTTTCAGAACCCTTAACGAAACCTTGTCTTATGTAATTTATTACGAAGGTTCGTACAGCGGACGCGTGCGTGCCATACAAAAGCTGCTTCAGAACGCAAAAACAGAAAATGTCCGTCACGGAGATCTTCAGCAGGTGTTTTTGGAGATTCCCGAAACGGAAAATAACGTACGGATGAAGCTGATTTTACCAGTATTCAGGTAGCAAACGAAGGTATACCGCCACGATAGATAAATTTGATTGAAAGCGGTTTACAACTCGCTTTTTTTTATTAAATTTGACGTTTATATTTTACTATAAACACTAACACAGATTTACTGTCATAATGGATAAATTTTCATTCCTGAACGCTGCTCATTCGCAGTTAATTGAAGACCTGTACCAACAATATTTAAAATATCCCGATTCTGTAGAACCTTCCTGGAAATCCTTTTTTCAGGGCTTTGATTTCGCGCTTGAGAGTTATGCGGATGAAGAAGCAGGTATGGAGCAGGCAGCGCCGGCAAGTGTAGCAGCAGTTTCCGGCGGAATTACCGGTACAGAAATCCCCGAAGACATCAAAAAGGAGTTTAAGGTGCTGAATCTGATTGAAGCTTACAGGCACCGTGGACATCTCTTTACCAATACCAATCCGGTACGCGAAAGAAGACATTATGAGCCAACTCTCGATATTGAAAACTTCGGACTTACACAGGCAGATCTGAACGTAAAATTCAATTCGGCGGCCGAGACAGGACTCAGCGGCGCGGCTACACTGCAGCAGATCATAGACCATCTGCGGAAAATATACTGCGAATCGATCGGTGTGGAGTATATGCACATCAATAATGAGGAGGAGAAGAAGTTTATCCGCGAATGGCTTCAGGTGAATGAAAATCATGCACAGCTTACTGCTGAAGAGAAAACTGAGATCCTGCATAAACTTAACCAGGCTGTTGCTTTTGAGAATTACCTTCATACCAAATTTGTAGGTCAGAAAAGATTCTCACTGGAAGGGGGTGAATCATTGATCCCGGCGCTGGACCAGCTCATCAGCCGGTCTTCCCAGTTAGGTGTGGACGAAGTGGTACTTGGTATGGCACACCGTGGCCGTCTGAATGTACTGACCAATATATTCGGTAAGTCTTACAAGCAGATTTTCTCCGAGTTCGAAGGTAAAGAATTTGAGGAAGATGTATTTTCCGGTGACGTGAAGTATCACCTCGGATCATCCAAAAAAGTGAAGACTGCTTCCGGCGAGGAAGTTTCCATTAACCTGACACCCAACCCTTCGCACCTGGAAACGGTTGCGGCTTTGGTAGAAGGTATCTGCCGCGCCAAAGTGGATGATAAATACAAAGATTACAAAAAAGTACTGCCTATCGTTATTCATGGCGACGGTGCTATTGCCGGACAGGGTATCGTTTATGAGATTGCCCAGATGATGACGCTGGAAGGATACAAAACCGGTGGGACAGTTCACATAGTGGTGAACAACCAGGTTTCCTTTACCACAAACTATCTGGATGCACGTTCATCTACCTACTGTACAGATATTGCCAAAGTAACCGAATCTCCGGTAATGCACATCAATGCGGACGATGTGGAAGCTGTAGTTCATGCCATGCGCTTTGCGGCCGACTTCCGGGCACAGTTCGGAAAAGATGTGTACATAGACCTGTTGGGTTACAGAAAATATGGTCATAACGAAGGCGATGAACCCCGTTTTACACAGCCTAACCTGTATAAATCCATTTCCAAGCATCCTAATCCAAGGGAAATCTATAAGGCTGAGCTTAAAAAGGAAAATATCGTTTCGGATGAGGTGCTGAAGAAAATGGAAACTGAATTTAAGGCACTACTTGATGAGGATTTTGATGCATCCAAGGAGATTGAAAGGAATACCATGGACATCTTTATGGAAGACGACTGGAAATCCTTCCCGCTTTGTCCGAGAGGCGGAATGCAGAATTCGGTGGATACGACTTATGACCTGGGTCAGCTGAAGGAACTGGCGGTTAAAATGTCAACACTTCCGTCCGACAAGAAATTCATCAACAAAATTACCCGTCTATACGAAACACGTAAAAAGATGATTGAGGCCAACTCCCTGGACTGGGCACTGGGTGAATGGCTTGCTTATGCCACGCTTCTTACAGAAGGTAATAACGTACGGATCTCCGGTGAGGATGTGGAAAGAGGTACCTTCTCCCACCGTCACGCCGTAGTGAAAACGGAAGATACTGAGGAAGAATTTATCCCGCTGAAACATATTTCTGACAGCAGATTTGACGTATTTAACTCGCACCTTTCCGAGTATGCTGTTTTAGGTTTTGATTACGGTTATGCCATGGCCTCTCCAAATACGCTGACGATTTGGGAAGCTCAGTTTGGTGACTTTGTTAATGGTGCCCAGATTATTGTAGACCAATATCTGGCTGCCGCCGAGGAAAAATGGAAAATCCAGAATGGTCTTGTGATGCTTCTGCCACACGGATCCGAAGGTCAGGGTGCCGAGCACTCTTCGGCGCGTTTGGAGCGTTTCCTTACCCTTTGTGCCAATGAAAATATGATAGTGGCCAACTGTACTACGCCAGCCAACTATTTCCACCTGCTTAGAAGACAGCTGAAATTCAATTTCCGTAAACCACTGGTGGTGATGACGCCAAAGTCGCTGCTCAGACATCCACGCGTTGTGTCGCCGCTGGAAGATCTTGCACAGGGAAGTTTCCAGCCCATTCTGGATGATGCCCAGGCCGAAGCTTCAAAAGTGGAAAAACTGGTGCTTTGTACGGGTAAGCTTTATTATGAACTTCTGGCGAAGAAAGAAGAACTGGCCTGTGAGAATATAGCACTTGTAAGACTGGAGCAGCTTTATCCGCTGCAACAGGATAAGGTAGAAGAAATCCTGGCAAAATACAGTAACCGCAAACAACTGATCTGGGCTCAGGAAGAGCCCGAAAACATGGGTGCCTGGACGTATATTTTAAGGAATTTCCGCGAACAGGGAATTGAGGTTATTGCGCCGGTTCCAAGCGGTACACCAGCACCGGGAAGTCACAAAATGTTCGAAAGAAATCAAAATACAATTATAAACAGGGTTTTTGACCGTAAGGACGAACCTGCAAAGAGACCGGTAACTGCCTAATCGATTTAAAATTTAACAAAAATATCAACGATGTCAATATTAGAAATGAAAGTTCCCTCCCCGGGAGAATCCATCACCGAAGTTGAAATTGCAACCTGGTTGGTTCAGGACGGCGATTATGTAGAAAAAGACCAGCCTATTGCAGAAGTAGATTCCGATAAAGCTACATTGGAACTTCCTGCAGAACAGAGCGGTATTATTACGCTGAAAGCTGAGGAGGGGGAAGTAGTTCAGGTTGGGCAGGTTGTCTGCCTTATTGATGTGGATGCTGCCAAGCCTTCAACTGACGCGCCGGCTGCTGCAGATAAGACTGCGGAAAATGCTGAAGCACCAAAGGCTGAACAGAAAACCGTTGAAAAACCTGAAATTGTACAGGAACCCAAGAAAGAGGAAAAACCTGCTGCTGCATCTTACGCTACAGGAAGCCCGTCTCCGGCAGCAAGGAAAATTCTTGATGAGAAAGGAATCTCCTCCTCACAGGTTTCAGGTACAGGAAAAGACGGCAGGATCACCAAACAGGACGCAGAAACTGCTGCCGTTCCTGCAATGGGATCGGCCTCATCAACCGG belongs to Chryseobacterium sp. and includes:
- a CDS encoding 2-oxoglutarate dehydrogenase E1 component; translation: MDKFSFLNAAHSQLIEDLYQQYLKYPDSVEPSWKSFFQGFDFALESYADEEAGMEQAAPASVAAVSGGITGTEIPEDIKKEFKVLNLIEAYRHRGHLFTNTNPVRERRHYEPTLDIENFGLTQADLNVKFNSAAETGLSGAATLQQIIDHLRKIYCESIGVEYMHINNEEEKKFIREWLQVNENHAQLTAEEKTEILHKLNQAVAFENYLHTKFVGQKRFSLEGGESLIPALDQLISRSSQLGVDEVVLGMAHRGRLNVLTNIFGKSYKQIFSEFEGKEFEEDVFSGDVKYHLGSSKKVKTASGEEVSINLTPNPSHLETVAALVEGICRAKVDDKYKDYKKVLPIVIHGDGAIAGQGIVYEIAQMMTLEGYKTGGTVHIVVNNQVSFTTNYLDARSSTYCTDIAKVTESPVMHINADDVEAVVHAMRFAADFRAQFGKDVYIDLLGYRKYGHNEGDEPRFTQPNLYKSISKHPNPREIYKAELKKENIVSDEVLKKMETEFKALLDEDFDASKEIERNTMDIFMEDDWKSFPLCPRGGMQNSVDTTYDLGQLKELAVKMSTLPSDKKFINKITRLYETRKKMIEANSLDWALGEWLAYATLLTEGNNVRISGEDVERGTFSHRHAVVKTEDTEEEFIPLKHISDSRFDVFNSHLSEYAVLGFDYGYAMASPNTLTIWEAQFGDFVNGAQIIVDQYLAAAEEKWKIQNGLVMLLPHGSEGQGAEHSSARLERFLTLCANENMIVANCTTPANYFHLLRRQLKFNFRKPLVVMTPKSLLRHPRVVSPLEDLAQGSFQPILDDAQAEASKVEKLVLCTGKLYYELLAKKEELACENIALVRLEQLYPLQQDKVEEILAKYSNRKQLIWAQEEPENMGAWTYILRNFREQGIEVIAPVPSGTPAPGSHKMFERNQNTIINRVFDRKDEPAKRPVTA
- a CDS encoding glucose-1-phosphate adenylyltransferase; translation: MKANVISIVLGGGRGTRLFPLTDSRSKPAVPIAGKYRLVDIPISNCLNSGYNKILVLTQFNSASLNSHIKNSYHFDIFSKGFVDILAAEQNVGNESWYQGTADAVRQSMKHLSKYDYDYILVLSGDQLYQMNFRQMIDFHCENDADITIATIPVNAKDATGFGILKSDDSGNITSFIEKPLPEMLVDWKSEVSEKSHSEGKDYLASMGIYVFSKNVLRTLFEENSGDDFGKDIIPASIGRLKMMSYQYEGYWTDIGTIQSFYEANIDLCQDFPKFNLFSTSPIFTRARMLPPSKIMGSYVSKAVFGDGCIVMADKIENSIVGNRTRIDKGSTVVNSYIMGTDYYQPTDEIVKNDQQGRPNLGIGKYCYIERAIIDKNCAIGDNVRIIGGHHVPDGDFETHSIKEGIVVLKKGAVIPAGTHIP
- a CDS encoding polyketide cyclase, encoding MRIIKFGLLVIVLILGIYAAVMYYFVEESNSFKVEKEINYPVEKVFPQFNRLQNFTRWNDYFSSSRTMRIEYYRPYEGKDAAISFKDEANDRSGELFIRYHNPERTLRMQVFEGKESNPTLIDIKFIRSGPQKTRIIWNIHTPKQKLFTRITNLWTEDEFTENLNRSMANLNGLLSNKVEKDELISSIKYDSLMVEQQEGQLLLGINVSSSGSKDALFRNIVLNHNKIYNFVLNDLDKRDDEFGYAVLITDADNFKDKDISYFLGIPLSKRVGISDNSFSFRTLNETLSYVIYYEGSYSGRVRAIQKLLQNAKTENVRHGDLQQVFLEIPETENNVRMKLILPVFR